A genomic segment from Rickettsiella endosymbiont of Miltochrista miniata encodes:
- a CDS encoding OPT family oligopeptide transporter has protein sequence MSSQPSEISFRAILLAILLAVILAAANAYLGLKVGLTISASIPAAILSMGILRFFKNSSILESNIVQTGASAGEALVAGTAFILPALIILHYWQHFDYWQTVIISLTGGILGILFSIPLRRVLLADPTLRFPEGTAIGQVLKISQEGKGNLKELVQGGILGAFVALFQSGFQIIADNFPLWFKADNKFIFGFTFGFEPALLAAGYIVGIGVALSTLLGVAIGWIIGIPIFSYLHPLAIATSQSASSLATSIWQSSIRPIGVGTMLVGGLWTMILLIKPIIKGVHSSFMSLRTIKESGFTSLPKHERDIPINYTLALLGILILPLGYILFSFINHPALGLTSTIQIITLVIGVVFILITGFFFSSLCGYFAGLIGSSQSPISGVSLSVLLFASLTLLAIFSWAPGFTHDTKHLLEGEGLAIIIGTLVSSSCAITNDTIQDLKAGQIVGATPWKQQVILILGVVVSALILAPTLELLFNAYGIGGISPPGRHMDPAQMLSAPQATLMASLVAGAFKHNLPWNLISIGFVVAIFCIIIDRILQKRGMRLPVLAVGIGIYLPLDTSSGLILGGLASYFVERTLIKRHPIQTEKSADNVARQRGLTLACGLVAGACLMGVVLAIPFTLAESTDVLRLMPKHFTLLASLFGVLSTLSILGWIYRSVCKK, from the coding sequence ATGTCGTCACAACCCTCTGAAATAAGCTTTCGTGCCATCCTGTTGGCTATTCTGCTCGCTGTCATTTTAGCTGCTGCAAATGCCTATTTAGGCTTGAAGGTTGGCTTAACTATTTCTGCATCTATACCTGCAGCTATTCTTTCTATGGGTATCCTACGTTTTTTTAAAAACTCCTCCATACTTGAAAGTAATATTGTCCAAACTGGAGCATCTGCGGGTGAAGCACTGGTCGCAGGAACCGCATTTATCCTCCCTGCCTTAATAATTCTTCACTACTGGCAACATTTTGATTATTGGCAAACGGTAATAATTTCACTAACAGGTGGAATTTTAGGAATCTTATTTTCTATCCCATTACGACGAGTTTTATTAGCCGATCCTACATTACGCTTTCCAGAAGGCACCGCCATAGGTCAAGTTTTGAAAATCAGTCAAGAGGGAAAAGGAAATCTTAAAGAGCTAGTCCAAGGCGGAATTTTAGGTGCTTTTGTGGCACTTTTTCAATCGGGTTTCCAAATCATCGCAGATAATTTTCCGTTATGGTTTAAAGCTGATAATAAATTTATTTTTGGATTTACGTTTGGCTTTGAACCTGCATTATTGGCAGCTGGATATATAGTTGGTATTGGTGTAGCACTGAGTACATTACTGGGCGTGGCAATCGGATGGATAATTGGAATTCCTATTTTTAGTTATTTACATCCTCTGGCAATAGCGACTAGTCAATCTGCTAGCAGTTTAGCCACTAGCATTTGGCAGTCCAGCATACGTCCAATTGGCGTAGGCACTATGTTAGTAGGTGGTTTATGGACGATGATACTGCTCATTAAACCTATCATTAAGGGCGTTCACTCATCCTTTATGTCGTTAAGAACCATTAAAGAAAGCGGTTTCACATCCTTGCCTAAACATGAACGTGATATACCCATCAACTATACTTTAGCTTTATTGGGTATTTTAATATTACCATTAGGGTATATTTTATTCAGCTTTATAAATCATCCTGCCTTAGGATTAACCAGCACTATCCAAATAATCACCTTAGTTATCGGGGTTGTTTTTATTTTAATCACTGGCTTCTTTTTTTCTTCGCTCTGTGGTTACTTTGCAGGGCTTATAGGAAGTAGCCAAAGTCCCATTTCAGGTGTTTCTCTTTCGGTACTATTGTTCGCATCTCTTACATTACTTGCCATTTTTAGTTGGGCGCCTGGCTTTACTCACGATACTAAGCATTTACTTGAAGGGGAAGGCTTAGCAATCATTATAGGGACGCTGGTCAGTAGTAGCTGTGCCATTACTAATGATACTATTCAAGACCTAAAAGCAGGACAAATTGTCGGCGCAACTCCTTGGAAACAACAAGTTATATTAATTTTAGGGGTAGTAGTTTCTGCTTTAATTTTGGCACCCACATTAGAATTATTATTTAATGCTTATGGAATTGGCGGTATTTCTCCTCCCGGACGCCATATGGATCCTGCCCAAATGTTATCCGCACCTCAAGCTACGCTTATGGCAAGCTTAGTTGCTGGCGCATTCAAACATAACCTACCCTGGAATTTAATTAGCATTGGTTTTGTTGTTGCTATTTTTTGTATTATCATTGATCGAATATTGCAAAAACGCGGTATGCGGTTGCCTGTATTGGCGGTCGGTATCGGTATCTATCTTCCTTTGGATACTTCATCTGGATTAATTTTAGGTGGGCTCGCTTCCTATTTCGTTGAAAGAACATTGATTAAACGACACCCTATACAAACCGAAAAATCAGCCGACAATGTCGCTAGACAACGCGGCCTCACTTTAGCCTGTGGTTTAGTAGCGGGGGCTTGTTTAATGGGTGTGGTATTAGCGATCCCCTTTACTTTGGCAGAATCTACCGACGTATTACGTCTTATGCCTAAACATTTTACCTTGCTAGCCAGCCTATTTGGAGTGTTATCAACACTAAGCATTTTGGGATGGATCTACCGTTCAGTCTGTAAAAAATAA
- a CDS encoding SixA phosphatase family protein, with protein sequence MKNLTLIRHAETHPQQIFESDIDRTLTQRGLHQIENIAKQLKEKKYLPDYLVCSSAKRALQTAQFLCEKLEINPKLIHLNPVFYSGDTEDILKSFSSLNLSDHTCIIAHNPTLSNLAHRLCPTTKSIILPTAGVISLGFSIKTWDDLLIKQGKLLFYIEPQV encoded by the coding sequence ATGAAAAATTTGACGCTAATTCGACATGCCGAAACACATCCGCAACAAATTTTTGAAAGTGATATTGATCGCACTCTTACTCAAAGAGGTCTACATCAAATTGAGAATATCGCAAAGCAACTAAAAGAAAAAAAATACTTGCCAGATTATTTAGTCTGTAGTTCCGCTAAACGTGCCTTACAAACAGCCCAATTTCTTTGTGAAAAGCTAGAAATAAACCCAAAACTCATTCATCTTAACCCAGTATTTTACTCAGGTGATACCGAAGATATTTTAAAATCATTTTCTTCGCTGAATTTATCTGATCACACTTGCATAATAGCTCATAACCCCACCTTGAGTAATTTGGCCCACAGACTCTGTCCCACTACCAAATCTATCATTTTGCCTACCGCAGGTGTAATTTCGCTAGGTTTTAGTATCAAAACGTGGGATGATTTATTGATTAAGCAAGGAAAGCTGCTCTTTTATATTGAGCCTCAGGTATGA
- a CDS encoding c-type cytochrome yields the protein MLGYKNFTFFFVFFFLLGVTPSNAKIVEKAFNDIIAGCELCHGIKGNSTANENWPKLAGQNVNYLMKQMQDFQPNVNHGRDSPIMNSLIAALSKKEKIKIANYYANLLGATDTAHPHLLPLGQRIYRGGDADKEIPACLACHGPAGLGNPPAGFPRLSGQHAQYIVTQLKAFRDGKRNNDKYQMMPIISKKMNDAEIVAVSNYISGLYS from the coding sequence ATGTTAGGTTACAAAAATTTTACATTTTTCTTTGTATTCTTTTTTTTATTAGGGGTTACGCCGAGTAATGCCAAAATAGTTGAAAAAGCTTTCAATGACATTATCGCCGGATGTGAGCTATGTCATGGTATCAAGGGAAACTCCACAGCCAATGAAAATTGGCCAAAATTGGCGGGTCAGAACGTTAATTATTTAATGAAGCAAATGCAAGATTTTCAACCAAATGTGAATCATGGACGTGATAGTCCAATAATGAATTCCTTAATTGCTGCATTGTCGAAAAAAGAAAAAATAAAAATAGCAAACTATTATGCAAATTTGTTAGGGGCTACTGATACCGCTCATCCCCATTTACTTCCTTTAGGACAGAGGATTTATCGTGGTGGAGATGCAGATAAAGAAATACCCGCTTGTTTAGCTTGTCATGGCCCTGCGGGCCTAGGGAATCCACCGGCCGGATTTCCTCGTTTAAGTGGACAACATGCTCAATATATTGTTACACAATTAAAAGCATTTCGTGACGGCAAACGCAATAATGATAAGTATCAGATGATGCCAATAATTAGCAAAAAAATGAATGATGCAGAAATTGTTGCCGTATCTAATTATATTTCAGGTTTATATTCTTAA
- the xth gene encoding exodeoxyribonuclease III, with protein sequence MSKLFKIATWNVNSLRVRLEHVLAWLSSHQPHLLAVQETKVENQHFPEEPFKAAGYHVLYNGQKTYNGVAFISRIPMQNEVTFLPDFDDTQRRILVVNVGSLRIVNIYVPNGSNLDSEKFIYKLRWLKQLKIYLQQELNQHPHLIVLGDFNIAPEDKDVHDPQIWQDKVLVSPEERQALKEILALGLKDSFRLFNNESGHYTWWDYRAGAFRRNHGLRIDHILTSDALVSQCIACEIDKEIRLWEKPSDHVPVIATYQNIS encoded by the coding sequence ATGAGCAAACTATTTAAAATTGCGACTTGGAATGTTAACTCTTTACGCGTACGTTTAGAGCATGTTTTAGCTTGGCTAAGCTCACATCAGCCCCATCTCCTTGCAGTGCAAGAAACAAAAGTTGAAAATCAACATTTTCCTGAAGAGCCATTCAAGGCAGCGGGTTACCATGTCTTATACAATGGCCAAAAGACCTATAATGGTGTCGCCTTCATTAGTCGTATTCCCATGCAAAATGAAGTGACTTTCTTACCTGATTTTGATGACACTCAACGTCGTATATTAGTTGTTAATGTAGGATCCTTGCGTATCGTCAATATTTATGTGCCTAATGGCTCAAATTTAGATTCTGAAAAATTTATTTATAAATTACGCTGGCTAAAGCAACTAAAAATCTATTTACAACAAGAATTAAACCAGCATCCACATTTAATCGTACTAGGAGATTTTAATATCGCCCCTGAAGATAAAGATGTCCATGATCCACAAATTTGGCAAGATAAAGTATTGGTTAGCCCCGAGGAACGCCAAGCTTTAAAAGAAATATTGGCCTTAGGATTAAAAGATAGTTTTCGATTATTTAATAACGAATCTGGTCATTACACATGGTGGGATTATCGAGCCGGAGCTTTTCGGCGGAATCATGGTTTACGTATTGATCACATATTAACTAGCGATGCCTTAGTTTCCCAATGTATTGCTTGTGAAATTGATAAAGAAATACGACTGTGGGAAAAACCATCGGATCATGTCCCTGTCATAGCAACTTATCAAAATATCAGCTAG
- the yihA gene encoding ribosome biogenesis GTP-binding protein YihA/YsxC, which yields MSSHVFPLTVFLKSAAQLDQLPADQGAEVAFIGRSNSGKSTAINSITGKKGLAKTSKTPGRTQLLNFFQINEHLRLVDLPGYGFANVPNDKKADWEKTIATYLKIRKSLKGLVITMDIRHPLKDRDQAMLTWASHYQIPTYILLTKADKLTRNQAANALKLTTQQLAILDKPCEIQIFSATKSIGLANARGRILNWLYSE from the coding sequence TTGAGTTCCCATGTCTTTCCACTTACCGTCTTCTTAAAAAGCGCAGCTCAACTAGATCAACTGCCCGCAGATCAAGGCGCAGAAGTTGCATTTATTGGTCGTTCCAATTCTGGAAAATCTACAGCGATTAACTCAATTACTGGAAAAAAGGGTTTAGCCAAAACTAGTAAAACTCCAGGCCGCACCCAATTATTAAATTTTTTTCAAATCAATGAACACCTACGTTTAGTCGATCTTCCTGGTTATGGCTTTGCCAATGTCCCTAATGATAAAAAGGCAGATTGGGAGAAAACAATTGCCACTTATCTAAAAATCAGGAAATCTTTAAAAGGGCTAGTTATCACTATGGATATCCGCCACCCACTTAAGGACCGGGATCAAGCCATGCTAACGTGGGCCTCTCATTATCAAATACCGACATATATCCTTCTGACTAAAGCGGATAAATTGACACGAAATCAAGCTGCAAATGCCTTGAAATTAACGACCCAGCAATTGGCAATTCTTGATAAACCCTGTGAAATACAAATCTTTTCAGCAACTAAATCGATAGGTCTAGCAAACGCTCGGGGCAGGATATTAAATTGGTTATACTCAGAATGA
- a CDS encoding PhoPQ-activated protein PqaA family protein, giving the protein MKISAKKPIWLICSFLLLYPAIKTYSFPLDLKNCENSNYLLQHPHQVLLCAAKVLPTLSSQLSYLGEEKTTQYTQYKYSFASIIWPKIFQTNTPDVIKPNVWKHEIDIFVPKENPKVDTAALYITGGYSNSKIIRDNSPDKIISQLIQHNIVIVLKDNPNQYLTINNKPLKEDEIIAFTWNRFIHNPKLSYYPLHIPMAIAAQQAMTLAQNILQQHHICINHFVVIGASKRGWATWMTALLDHRVIAMIPIVVDVLNLKKQIPHIYNVYAQHWPIALNDYNVQHIPEYANPNNIFYSNYLKLLQLEDPFSYFTVAPYQKKLAEMSKYIVNASGDDFFPPDSSQYYYAALSEKKLLFYLPNSGHYIEYSPSVSQLASTLSAFYKRIISHQALPVITWNRTEDGLKIDYSEKPSKIILWSAENPITRDFRYSCAIHYQPTDIMVNGRVSKLKIQTSKQGWSASYVELDFPDGLRVSTPIFISPNTYPKKNQIMPPQGMCLLINPEHKNVTK; this is encoded by the coding sequence ATGAAAATATCTGCAAAAAAACCAATTTGGCTAATTTGTTCTTTTTTATTGCTCTATCCTGCGATAAAAACTTATTCATTCCCTTTAGATTTAAAAAATTGTGAAAATTCTAATTATCTATTACAACATCCTCATCAAGTACTACTTTGCGCTGCAAAGGTATTACCCACACTCTCTTCGCAATTAAGTTATCTAGGCGAAGAAAAAACAACTCAATATACCCAATATAAATATAGCTTTGCATCCATCATTTGGCCGAAAATTTTTCAGACTAATACTCCGGATGTTATTAAACCCAATGTCTGGAAACATGAAATAGATATCTTTGTTCCCAAAGAAAATCCTAAGGTTGATACGGCTGCTCTTTATATTACGGGTGGATATAGCAATTCTAAAATAATAAGAGATAATTCTCCTGATAAAATTATCAGCCAATTAATTCAGCATAATATTGTCATTGTACTTAAAGATAATCCTAATCAATACTTAACTATCAATAATAAACCATTAAAAGAAGATGAGATTATTGCTTTTACATGGAATCGTTTCATTCACAATCCAAAATTATCTTATTATCCTTTACATATTCCTATGGCAATTGCTGCACAGCAAGCCATGACGTTAGCACAAAATATACTACAGCAGCATCATATATGCATAAATCATTTTGTGGTCATAGGCGCTTCAAAACGAGGCTGGGCCACATGGATGACTGCCTTACTTGATCACAGGGTCATTGCCATGATTCCAATTGTGGTTGATGTATTAAATTTAAAAAAACAAATTCCACATATTTATAATGTTTATGCACAACATTGGCCAATAGCATTAAACGATTATAATGTTCAACATATCCCCGAATATGCCAACCCTAATAATATTTTTTATTCGAATTATTTAAAATTATTGCAATTAGAAGATCCTTTTTCTTATTTTACTGTCGCACCTTATCAAAAAAAGTTAGCTGAAATGTCTAAATATATTGTTAATGCAAGCGGAGATGATTTCTTTCCTCCCGACAGCTCCCAATATTACTACGCCGCATTATCAGAAAAGAAATTGTTATTTTATTTACCGAATTCTGGTCATTATATAGAATATTCACCTTCAGTCTCACAATTAGCTTCTACACTGTCTGCTTTTTATAAAAGAATTATTTCGCATCAAGCTTTGCCGGTAATTACCTGGAATAGAACTGAAGATGGATTAAAAATTGATTATTCAGAAAAACCATCCAAAATAATATTGTGGTCCGCAGAAAACCCTATTACTCGAGATTTTCGGTATTCTTGTGCAATTCATTATCAACCTACTGACATAATGGTAAATGGGCGAGTTTCAAAACTTAAGATTCAAACTTCTAAACAAGGTTGGAGCGCATCGTATGTGGAGTTAGATTTTCCCGATGGTTTAAGAGTAAGCACACCTATTTTTATATCTCCTAATACTTACCCCAAAAAAAATCAAATTATGCCGCCACAAGGAATGTGTCTGTTGATAAACCCTGAGCATAAAAATGTTACTAAATAA
- a CDS encoding ABC transporter permease, whose translation MSTFYNRFSFRNSFKILPNGWDLVAFIIVLGMLAAFVWAGKQMTAPYQVGQTLALSLDPHQLPKYALFTVLRLFTAMAFSLLFTFTVGTLAAKNKRAASIIIPCIDILQSVPVIGLLSITIVGFIALFHGSRLGPEAAAIFAVFTAQVWNITLSFYQSLRSVPTELKEAADMFHLSAWQRFWRLDVPFSMPGLLWNMMMSMSGSWIFLIASESISVNNQTIVLPGVGSYLGLAISQASISGVIYTILTMLIVILLYDQLLFRPLLNWSKKFTFEQVGQEYVSRSWVTVLLQQTYILKYLGRFFGKLGDAIINISFSKKTKNEVITKKFSSNKSIEIIWYSGITLMVATSLWLLLHFILKHLSLHEIIHVLFLGCVTALRIITIILISSIIWIPIGVFIGLNRRIAEWVQPIAQFLAAFPANVLFPVAVILFLRYHLNIEIWSTPLLLLGTQWYILFNIIAGTAALPEDLKEATSNFGVKGWQWWRRLVLPGIFPHWITGTITAIGGGWNMTILTEVISWGSTTLTATGLGAYIAKSTDAGDFPRVALGMAMMSVFVLVMNHLVWRPLYNLAQSRYRLD comes from the coding sequence ATGTCAACATTCTACAATCGATTTTCTTTTAGAAATTCTTTTAAAATCCTTCCGAATGGCTGGGATTTAGTTGCTTTTATTATTGTGCTAGGGATGCTTGCTGCATTTGTTTGGGCGGGCAAGCAAATGACTGCTCCTTATCAAGTCGGACAAACCTTAGCTTTATCCTTAGATCCTCATCAGTTACCTAAATATGCTTTGTTTACCGTATTACGCTTATTTACGGCCATGGCGTTCTCCTTATTATTCACCTTTACTGTGGGAACCTTAGCGGCTAAAAATAAACGTGCTGCAAGTATTATTATCCCTTGTATTGACATCTTACAGTCTGTACCTGTGATTGGTTTGTTATCTATTACCATAGTAGGATTTATCGCTTTATTTCATGGAAGTCGGTTAGGTCCTGAAGCCGCAGCAATTTTTGCAGTTTTTACTGCTCAAGTATGGAATATCACACTCAGTTTCTATCAAAGTCTACGCTCGGTACCTACTGAATTGAAAGAAGCTGCTGATATGTTCCACTTATCTGCCTGGCAACGTTTTTGGCGCCTTGACGTTCCTTTTAGCATGCCTGGACTACTATGGAATATGATGATGTCTATGTCGGGCAGCTGGATTTTCTTAATCGCATCGGAAAGTATTTCGGTCAATAATCAAACGATCGTATTGCCTGGTGTCGGTTCCTATCTCGGGCTTGCTATCAGCCAGGCCAGCATTTCGGGTGTGATTTACACTATCCTTACTATGCTTATTGTCATTTTACTTTATGATCAACTCCTTTTCAGACCTTTATTAAACTGGTCAAAAAAATTTACCTTTGAACAAGTTGGTCAAGAATATGTTTCTCGTTCCTGGGTTACTGTGCTATTACAACAAACCTATATTTTAAAATATTTAGGTCGTTTTTTTGGAAAATTAGGCGATGCCATCATCAATATTTCTTTTTCAAAGAAAACAAAAAATGAAGTTATAACCAAAAAATTTAGCTCTAATAAATCGATCGAAATTATTTGGTATAGCGGTATTACACTAATGGTGGCTACATCACTTTGGCTATTATTACACTTTATTTTAAAGCATCTTTCATTACATGAAATAATTCACGTACTATTTTTAGGTTGTGTAACCGCATTAAGAATCATCACCATTATTTTAATATCCAGTATCATTTGGATACCTATTGGAGTTTTCATAGGACTAAATCGTCGTATTGCAGAGTGGGTGCAACCTATTGCACAATTTTTAGCGGCATTTCCAGCAAACGTATTATTCCCTGTTGCGGTTATTCTATTTTTAAGATACCACTTAAATATTGAGATATGGTCTACGCCATTATTACTACTAGGCACTCAATGGTACATTTTATTTAATATTATCGCTGGCACAGCCGCCCTACCGGAAGATTTAAAAGAAGCGACCAGCAACTTTGGTGTTAAAGGTTGGCAATGGTGGCGTCGTTTGGTTTTACCCGGAATTTTTCCTCATTGGATTACAGGCACCATCACCGCGATTGGGGGAGGTTGGAATATGACTATTTTAACGGAAGTAATCAGTTGGGGCTCTACTACACTCACGGCAACTGGATTAGGCGCTTATATTGCAAAATCAACTGATGCTGGTGATTTTCCAAGAGTGGCACTCGGAATGGCAATGATGAGTGTGTTTGTTTTAGTTATGAATCATTTAGTTTGGCGTCCATTATACAATTTAGCTCAATCACGTTATCGATTGGATTAA
- the hspQ gene encoding heat shock protein HspQ, giving the protein MVEPIKARFGIGEIVQHSLFGYRGVIVDADAGFQGDDAWYNKNAPGNPPKNQPWYHILVHGSVHHAYAAEMNLTKDDTLDPVEHPELDYFFDSFKNGTYHRRRYNN; this is encoded by the coding sequence ATGGTGGAGCCTATAAAAGCACGTTTCGGAATCGGAGAAATTGTCCAGCATAGTTTGTTTGGTTATCGCGGTGTCATTGTTGACGCCGATGCTGGTTTTCAAGGAGATGATGCTTGGTATAACAAAAACGCCCCTGGAAACCCTCCTAAAAACCAACCTTGGTATCATATTTTAGTTCATGGTTCTGTTCATCATGCTTATGCAGCCGAAATGAATCTAACTAAGGATGATACACTGGATCCTGTTGAGCATCCTGAATTAGATTACTTTTTTGATAGCTTTAAAAATGGCACTTATCATCGTCGTCGTTATAACAATTGA
- a CDS encoding tetratricopeptide repeat protein gives MNDTRFSNNKTISMLDDQHDEQSTLLNPVKTSVTNRETGALPQAENLSIEAFFQQALNAHQAGDIKYAKDVYEYILSIQPEHVEAIHALGLLAIELQQWDTGIAWIQKALSIQPNSARFHLHLANIFKKINQYELALTHYQAALRLNPNYAEVHNNLAGLFYKQNQLNLSRQHYVQAIDLKPDYLDAHFNLGLVFLAQQEKNAAVTQFKNVLSLHPNSIQGHWQLANIYWQDQDLEKVHYHYQKILDLDPNSAELLNNFAALMLKKEQLDLAIDYFKRALVIDPKHKTARNNLAAILLQNNQLKEAIWHYSLYLNLEPLDTEALFNRAHSLMLTGNLNEANHDLKKILTIDDKHIDAHCNLAAIYLKLNNSIAALTHYQIILNLNNKHAIANYMVCALTQQAIPDSAPLEYIKNLFDNYAFQFDTHLQNILLYKTPELLREQLDPFLENKKYNLLDLGCGTGLSGQCFSDITKKIIGMDISRNMLNKAKEKTCYDILIEKDILNGITELAENFDLILCIDTLVYFGNLSEFFEKIIHCLQANGLLAFSIELANEPISSYILQTNGRYQHAETYIKELAEKKQLKLLKYAEVIGRQQNNEAIQTGLFILQKIL, from the coding sequence ATGAATGATACTCGCTTTTCAAACAATAAGACGATTTCTATGCTCGATGACCAGCACGACGAGCAAAGTACTCTGCTAAACCCGGTCAAAACCTCGGTAACCAACCGTGAAACTGGAGCATTACCCCAAGCTGAAAATCTGTCCATTGAGGCTTTTTTTCAGCAAGCTTTAAATGCCCATCAGGCCGGTGATATAAAATACGCAAAAGATGTCTATGAATATATATTAAGCATACAACCCGAGCATGTAGAAGCTATCCATGCTTTAGGGTTGCTAGCCATTGAACTACAACAATGGGACACTGGAATTGCTTGGATACAAAAAGCTTTATCCATTCAACCAAATTCAGCGCGTTTTCATCTGCATTTAGCAAACATCTTTAAAAAAATTAATCAATACGAACTCGCATTAACTCATTATCAAGCAGCTTTGCGTTTAAATCCAAACTATGCTGAAGTTCATAATAATTTAGCGGGTTTATTTTATAAACAAAATCAATTAAATCTATCCCGTCAACATTACGTGCAAGCTATCGATCTAAAACCAGACTACCTGGATGCACATTTTAATTTAGGTTTAGTATTTTTAGCTCAACAAGAAAAAAATGCTGCGGTAACGCAATTCAAAAATGTATTAAGTTTGCATCCAAATTCTATTCAAGGACACTGGCAACTTGCTAATATTTATTGGCAGGATCAGGATCTAGAAAAAGTTCACTATCATTATCAAAAAATTCTAGATCTCGATCCTAATTCAGCAGAATTATTAAATAATTTTGCTGCCTTAATGTTAAAAAAAGAACAGCTAGACTTGGCTATCGATTATTTTAAACGCGCACTTGTTATTGATCCAAAGCACAAAACCGCGAGAAATAATCTTGCGGCTATTTTACTACAGAACAATCAATTGAAAGAGGCCATATGGCATTATTCTTTATATCTAAATTTAGAACCTTTAGATACAGAAGCGCTTTTTAACCGTGCACATAGCTTAATGTTGACGGGTAATTTAAATGAAGCCAATCATGATCTAAAAAAAATTTTGACTATTGATGATAAACATATAGATGCTCATTGTAACCTTGCTGCCATTTATCTAAAACTAAATAACAGTATTGCCGCTTTAACTCATTATCAAATCATTTTAAATTTAAACAATAAACATGCCATTGCCAACTATATGGTCTGTGCACTCACCCAACAAGCTATACCTGACAGTGCACCGCTAGAATATATTAAAAATTTATTTGACAACTATGCCTTTCAATTTGATACACATCTGCAAAATATTTTACTCTATAAAACACCTGAATTACTTCGCGAACAGTTAGATCCCTTTTTGGAAAATAAAAAATATAATCTGCTTGATCTGGGTTGTGGCACTGGTCTTAGTGGTCAATGTTTTAGTGATATTACAAAAAAAATAATCGGAATGGATATTTCACGTAATATGCTTAATAAAGCAAAAGAAAAAACCTGTTATGATATATTAATAGAAAAGGATATTTTGAATGGCATTACTGAATTAGCAGAAAATTTTGATCTTATCCTTTGTATCGATACATTAGTATATTTTGGTAATCTTAGTGAGTTTTTTGAAAAAATAATACATTGTTTGCAGGCAAATGGGTTATTAGCCTTCTCCATTGAACTGGCCAATGAACCTATTTCTTCTTATATTTTGCAAACTAACGGGCGTTACCAACATGCTGAAACTTATATAAAAGAATTAGCTGAAAAAAAACAATTGAAACTCTTGAAATATGCAGAGGTTATAGGACGTCAACAAAACAACGAGGCAATTCAAACAGGTTTATTTATTTTACAAAAAATATTATGA